In Solanum lycopersicum chromosome 5, SLM_r2.1, the following are encoded in one genomic region:
- the LOC101258754 gene encoding uncharacterized protein has translation MPLFKRKPFALAEKPKDLKPNELVFQVRFTKEIFRDYGEYLRRINLYRHRVWTCKLTGKHNLTYEEALVSEKKAAEEVQKFPEELVAPVLRDVQFSMLSLKDLGDAVAQKLQGCLSEGSELYGRKNDHVYSCKIERVVKDGEKTRYEVAWLDKYERMPEDTAIDEEDLIRCKLRFSRAFLKSFIRESTYRSIPWVLHERLAKKHGIPTDPPDDLKDQFSMQDGVVVVNRKRKKSEDSETKENGFQDPYEIGREDKLKAQSTRYPIDDLLVQYTEFDKQLAERPPPCREFNVPMECVGDHLMVWDFCTSFGRLLHLSPFSLEDFERAVCQKGSNIVLITECHSALLRLLLKDNSEYSIAVQKKRPKLKITLITWTEYLSDFLELIGIVELTNHVATIKRGHYGLLDIKAKLAILRELVCRVLETDYFKEKLDEDIEKQYALAATRREEILEESRKKREDHLKIQSNGKEATKGRGNSSDTGSDNHLRENGDMPSSNGKQTSPSKHSLENSESELTISSLKNSKKRKVDVKNSTAKMNASSKIASDKLIKDEGKETLENRSMDQRAAHKMRKNEIKEHLENRSKEQRKEYLEREIEKRVIRTNPLGKDRDYNRYLFFRRDGRIFVESSDSLEWGYYSSQEELDALIGSLNVKGERERALKKQLENLYHKISLELQKRSKEAQKAETDDADVRRSTRVRAPPGDNPALAFLKYVNKWKED, from the exons ATGCCGTTATTTAAAAGAAAGCCATTTGCTTTGGCGGAAAAACCAAAGGATTTGAAGCCGAATGAACTCGTGTTCCAAGTTCGGTTTACTAAAGAGATATTTAGGGATTATGG TGAATATCTGAGACGAATAAACCTGTATCGCCATAGGGTGTGGACATGCAAATTGACAGGAAAGCATAACTTGACGTATGAGGAGGCTTTGGTTTCAGAGAAGAAGGCTGCAGAAGAAGTTCAGAAGTTCCCTGAGGAACTAGTGGCTCCAGTTCTTCGCGATGTGCAATTTA GTATGCTCAGTTTAAAAGATCTTGGGGATGCTGTTGCTCAAAAATTACAGGGCTGTCTTTCAGAAGGTAGTGAATTATATGGAAGGAAAAACGATCATGTATATTCCTGCAAAATCGAGAGAGTTGTGAAGGATGGTGAGAAAACTCGTTATGAGGTTGCATGGCTAGACAAATATGAAAGAATGCCTGAGGATACAGCCATCGATGAAGAAGATCTGATTAGGTGCAAACTGCGATTTAGTAGAGCTTTTCTGAAGTCTTTTATCAGAGAATCTACATATCGAAGTATTCcttgggtcttgcatgaaagaTTGGCAAAGAAGCACGGGATTCCAACTGATCCTCCAGATGATCTTAAGGACCAATTTTCTATGCAGGATGGAGTGGTTGTTGTAAATAGGAAGAGAAAGAAAAGTGAAGATAGT GAAACTAAAGAGAATGGCTTCCAAGATCCCTACGAGATAGGAAGAG AAGACAAACTGAAGGCACAGTCCACTAGATATCCAATCGACGATCTTTTGGTGCAATACACAGAGTTCGATAAACAGTTGGCTGAACGCCCTCCTCCATGCAGGGAATTTAACGTCCCAATGGAATGTGTAGGGGATCATTTGATGGTCTGGGATTTCTGTACCTCATTTGGCAGGTTATTGCACCTGTCACCATTCTCCCTTGAAGATTTTGAAAGGGCTGTCTGTCAAAAAGGCAGCAATATTGTTCTCATAACCGAATGTCATTCAGCCCTTCTTCGCTTACTTTTGAAAGATAACAGTGAGTATTCCATAGCTGTACAGAAGAAAAGACCAAAGCTGAAG ATTACTTTAATCACCTGGACAGAGTATTTGTCTGATTTTTTGGAATTGATTGGTAttgttgaattgactaatcatGTTGCAACAATTAAGAGGGGTCACTATGGCCTTCTAGATATTAAGGCCAAATTGGCAATCTTGCGTGAACTGGTCTGTCGAGTCCTTGAGACTGACTATTTTAAGGAGAAGTTGGATGAAGATATTGAAAAGCAGTATGCACTTGCAGCAACAAGGAGAGAGGAAATTTTGGAAGAATCTAGGAAGAAGAGAGAAGACCATTTGAAAATCCAGTCTAATGGGAAGGAAGCAACAAAAGGGCGTGGCAACTCCTCAGATACTGGGAGTGATAATCACCTCAGAGAGAATGGAGATATGCCAAGTAGCAATGGCAAACAGACATCTCCATCAAAACATTCATTAGAAAACAG TGAGAGTGAGCTAACAATCTCCTCATTGAAAAATTCTAAGAAGAGAAAGGTTGATGTCAAGAATTCTACAGCAAAGATGAATGCTTCCTCTAAGATTGCTTCTGATAAATTGATAAAGGATGAAGGGAAGGAAACGTTAGAAAACAGGAGTATGGACCAAAGAGCTGCTCACAAAATGCGGAAGAATGAGATAAAGGAGCATCTTGAAAACAGGAGTAAGGAGCAAAGG AAAGAATATCTTGAACGGGAAATAGAGAAAAGAGTAATACGCACCAATCCATTGGGAAAGGACCGAGATTATAATAGATATTTGTTTTTCCGTCGTGATGGAAGAATATTTGTTGAGAGTTCAGATTCTTTAGAGTGGGGCTATTACTCTTCCCAGGAGGAG CTTGATGCGCTGATTGGATCACTGAATGTCAAGGGTGAAAGGGAGAGGGCTCTTAAAAAGCAACTCGAAAACCTCTACCACAAAATAAG CTTGGAACTTCAAAAGAGATCGAAGGAGGCTCAGAAGGCAGAAACAGACGATGCTGATGTTCGGAGATCAACCCGTGTCCGTGCTCCACCAGGAGATAATCCTGCTCTTGCCTTCTTGAAGTACGTTAACAAGTGGAAAGAAGACTAA